A genomic region of Chryseobacterium sp. KACC 21268 contains the following coding sequences:
- the glgP gene encoding alpha-glucan family phosphorylase: protein MDFKNFKMPYSINPDYTKKTAYFSMEFAIDQSLKIYSGGLGFLAGSHMKSAYNLKQDFVGIGILWKYGYYDQSRNMDQTLNPIWTKKMYSFLEDTGIKFQIEIHNAPVWVKVWYLAPETFKTCPMFFLSTDVPENDHLSKTICHKLYDANESTKVAQYILLGKGGAKLLDLMNFERDVYHLNEAHGLPAAFYLLRKYGGDLAKVKEKLVFTTHTPEEAGNEKHNIYLCHDMSYFCGLTIDEVKKIEGVEDDRFNHSLCALRMARVANGVSQLHGVVSREMWNKYEGICEIKSITNAQEFGYWGDKALYQHKENGDNEEFDIRKAYLKKRAFRIVADQTGNMFDTKVLTIVWARRFAGYKRADLLLADKERFRKLLSNKDHPVQIIWAGKPYPMDYGSISTFNNLVEESKNHKNMAVLTGYELALSKSLKQGSDIWLNNPRVPREASGTSGMTASMNGSVNLSTDDGWIPEFAKHGENSFVVPKADYDNWPTIEQDNFDLNNLYDVLENEIIPAYYEKPDQWRKIVQTAMDDVKIQFGSDRMADEYYKLLY from the coding sequence ATGGATTTTAAAAACTTCAAGATGCCTTACAGCATCAATCCAGATTACACCAAGAAAACAGCTTATTTCTCTATGGAATTCGCGATAGACCAATCACTTAAGATTTATAGTGGCGGTCTGGGATTCCTTGCAGGTTCTCATATGAAAAGTGCTTACAATTTGAAACAGGATTTCGTGGGAATCGGGATTTTGTGGAAATATGGTTACTACGACCAAAGCAGAAATATGGATCAAACCCTGAATCCTATCTGGACAAAAAAAATGTACAGCTTCCTGGAAGATACAGGCATCAAATTTCAAATCGAGATCCACAACGCCCCGGTTTGGGTAAAAGTTTGGTACTTGGCTCCAGAGACTTTCAAAACTTGTCCAATGTTCTTCTTGAGCACAGACGTACCAGAAAACGACCATTTATCAAAAACAATCTGCCATAAACTTTACGACGCCAACGAATCTACTAAAGTTGCCCAATACATCCTTCTAGGAAAAGGTGGAGCAAAACTTTTGGATTTGATGAATTTCGAAAGAGATGTTTACCATTTGAACGAGGCGCACGGATTGCCAGCGGCATTTTATTTATTAAGAAAATATGGCGGTGATTTGGCCAAAGTGAAAGAAAAATTAGTTTTCACAACGCACACACCAGAAGAAGCAGGAAACGAAAAACACAACATCTACCTTTGCCACGATATGTCATATTTTTGCGGATTGACCATCGATGAGGTAAAGAAGATCGAAGGTGTAGAAGACGACAGATTCAACCACTCACTTTGTGCCTTGAGAATGGCGAGAGTTGCAAATGGTGTTTCCCAGTTGCACGGCGTGGTTTCCAGAGAAATGTGGAACAAATATGAAGGCATCTGCGAAATCAAATCGATCACCAACGCTCAGGAATTTGGTTATTGGGGAGACAAAGCACTCTATCAGCACAAAGAAAATGGCGACAATGAAGAATTTGACATCAGAAAAGCTTATCTAAAGAAAAGAGCCTTCAGAATCGTAGCAGATCAAACTGGAAATATGTTTGACACAAAAGTTCTCACCATTGTTTGGGCAAGACGTTTCGCAGGTTACAAAAGAGCAGACCTTCTTTTGGCAGACAAAGAGCGTTTCAGAAAATTGCTATCCAACAAAGATCATCCAGTTCAGATCATTTGGGCAGGAAAACCTTACCCGATGGATTATGGATCGATCTCGACTTTCAACAACCTGGTTGAGGAAAGCAAAAATCATAAAAATATGGCCGTGCTTACAGGCTACGAATTGGCATTAAGCAAATCATTAAAACAAGGTTCTGACATCTGGCTGAACAATCCAAGAGTTCCAAGAGAAGCATCCGGAACCAGTGGGATGACCGCTTCTATGAATGGATCTGTCAACCTTTCAACTGACGATGGCTGGATCCCTGAATTTGCGAAACACGGAGAAAACTCCTTCGTAGTTCCTAAAGCAGATTACGACAACTGGCCAACGATAGAGCAAGATAATTTCGATCTTAATAATCTTTATGATGTTTTGGAAAACGAGATCATCCCAGCATATTACGAAAAACCTGACCAGTGGAGAAAGATTGTTCAAACTGCAATGGACGATGTGAAAATCCAATTTGGAAGTGATAGAATGGCAGATGAATATTACAAATTACTTTATTAA
- a CDS encoding GEVED domain-containing protein translates to MALFCVVNISAQASLNYFDDFEGTNEWVLVNGTQVNKWHVGGATSSGLGSKSLYISNDNGSTNGYNGNAASVVHAYREIAIPSGTTNATLSFDWKTRGEYFLTYYDYLRVWLVPLSYNPTASTNISASSIRIQVSGYFVDQPNFVTFTSTQNLSSFAGQTMKLIFEWTNDGSVANLPPAAIDNVSLSVNSCLINPSNTNVYDRIVNMSLTSSLGATYSNATPTGNSGYLYTNNQPPLDLVRGSTTNTLTMTFGTNDPVDIQYSGAWIDFNGNGIFEATETIAMAIVPATSNATVTYTFSIPVTAGLGQKRIRLRGGSDTAYTNAGACNTTIYGDTEDYNVNIVDSSISNNFTWNGNVNSNWQIASNWSPNGVPTTFDNVIINSGATNLNITDSRAINNFTLNGNLNMAANSNLIIRGNVSYNSAAATANLNCASKIEIRSAVSQTIPPLNYGTLDAAGGNRVLSSTGTVGICNVFNPGVGTYTVTGSTVNFFSPATGNVFTAPSFTYNNLTISGTATYTVGQGNTINVRGNYLQSAGIVNLTNFTSGNNTINIDGDMTITGGVFDMNANAAPGAVSTVNLKGDLTVTGGKLDASLDNNSNKIFNFNGVGNGTSASQIQSLNVAFPDVARNRRIQFYARAGSYVQLSRDFDLGDRSRFYVDGGAVLDFGFTGTTANNITGNGRIATDFTSAIGAYLKISSPQGISDVAGSVGNVRTTNNPNFAYATFHYIGKVNQSMGAGIGTGANGSAVIVELDNNNLVLSPSTAFRLINLPNANINNGLGGILDIRRGRVEETDVNFISTSAMMSASGILKMAAGTGYKITKASSNNIDSEYIPRFFNMNLSGGEIELASAENQTLRSSNSYQDIRISNSGVKTLSGNTRVNNLIAVTGGTLRVPLTLDLVSPVVLTAAKGIQNTGGSVIFENNAQLLQDADAVNTGNIQYQRLASNINNLTIQMDYLYWSSPVAGQGLQAFSPGTPANRLYQYNESNDLFNAVNQTLEPNFVAGKGYAFRAESTVVNGSSKTYVFTGTPNNGNINYDIKRSANTGTDGSMVHGYNLIGNPYPSNIKFDELYLGNSSLIWNTAYFWTNNNFTPTQIGSNYSANNYAVYNGTGGNAATYAAGGTGILAIPNGIVKVGQGFIVQKKNFGTGSLQFKNSYSATNILRVASNGTFFQKSEESKNRYWLTMTSPKDIVNSLLVGYIPGATDDYETDYDGELFMVGSDSFYSILGAKKLAVQGKVAAFSTEDVVPLGIVFSAAGNYTITLQTREGIFDGAQTIYLRDKLLNQYVNLSSDGSYTFQAAKGTDATRFEIVYKESAVLGSSDVSKSDFQVYRDGDSFVVKSSKVLGQVALYDAGGKLVKSYKSPSKDLRIDVSALPNGVFIIKAENSGDMRTKKIIR, encoded by the coding sequence ATGGCTTTGTTTTGTGTGGTGAATATCTCAGCGCAAGCTTCCCTAAACTATTTTGATGATTTTGAAGGAACCAACGAATGGGTTCTCGTAAATGGTACCCAAGTTAACAAATGGCATGTGGGCGGAGCGACCTCTAGTGGATTGGGGTCCAAATCTCTTTATATCTCCAATGATAATGGATCGACGAATGGCTATAACGGAAATGCTGCCTCTGTTGTTCACGCTTATCGAGAAATCGCAATCCCTTCAGGTACTACAAATGCTACGCTCAGTTTCGATTGGAAAACGAGGGGCGAATATTTTTTGACCTATTACGATTATTTACGTGTCTGGCTCGTTCCTTTGAGCTATAACCCAACTGCAAGTACTAACATCTCGGCGTCGTCAATAAGGATACAGGTCTCTGGTTATTTTGTAGATCAACCCAATTTTGTAACATTTACCAGTACGCAAAATCTTAGCAGCTTCGCAGGTCAAACAATGAAGCTAATCTTTGAATGGACTAATGATGGAAGTGTCGCAAACCTACCTCCGGCAGCTATAGATAATGTATCCTTGTCAGTCAACAGTTGCCTCATCAATCCATCTAATACAAATGTCTATGATAGGATTGTTAATATGAGTCTTACCAGTTCGCTAGGAGCAACTTATTCCAATGCGACACCGACAGGGAACTCCGGTTATTTGTATACTAACAATCAACCACCATTAGATCTTGTAAGAGGTTCGACAACAAACACGCTCACGATGACTTTCGGTACTAATGATCCTGTTGATATTCAGTATAGCGGTGCCTGGATAGATTTTAATGGGAATGGTATTTTTGAAGCGACAGAAACTATTGCAATGGCTATAGTTCCTGCTACCAGTAACGCTACGGTGACATATACGTTTTCAATCCCGGTGACTGCAGGTCTTGGGCAAAAAAGAATACGGCTGCGGGGTGGAAGTGATACTGCATACACCAATGCCGGAGCGTGTAATACCACCATCTACGGAGACACAGAAGATTACAATGTCAACATTGTGGACTCATCCATCTCAAACAATTTTACATGGAACGGAAATGTCAATTCAAACTGGCAGATTGCTTCCAATTGGTCGCCAAATGGGGTGCCTACAACGTTTGATAATGTAATCATCAATTCCGGTGCAACAAATCTTAATATCACAGATAGCCGAGCCATCAACAACTTTACACTGAATGGCAATCTGAATATGGCAGCAAACAGCAATCTGATAATTCGCGGGAATGTTTCTTACAATAGTGCTGCTGCTACGGCTAATCTAAACTGCGCCAGTAAAATTGAAATTAGGAGTGCTGTCTCGCAAACTATTCCGCCGCTTAACTATGGTACGCTGGATGCGGCAGGTGGAAACAGGGTTTTGTCTAGTACGGGCACAGTTGGGATCTGCAATGTTTTTAATCCTGGAGTGGGAACTTATACCGTGACAGGAAGTACAGTGAATTTCTTCTCACCTGCTACGGGTAATGTTTTCACTGCTCCATCTTTTACATATAATAATCTTACGATCAGCGGGACTGCAACTTACACGGTCGGGCAGGGCAATACCATTAATGTAAGAGGTAACTATTTGCAGTCTGCAGGTATTGTCAATCTAACCAACTTTACTAGCGGAAACAATACTATAAACATCGATGGCGACATGACTATCACTGGTGGTGTTTTTGATATGAATGCCAATGCGGCTCCGGGTGCAGTCTCAACTGTTAATCTGAAAGGCGATCTTACAGTGACTGGTGGAAAACTGGATGCGTCCCTGGATAATAATTCAAATAAGATATTTAATTTTAATGGTGTAGGAAACGGTACTTCGGCAAGCCAGATTCAAAGTTTGAATGTTGCTTTTCCAGATGTTGCCCGCAATCGAAGAATTCAGTTTTACGCAAGAGCTGGCAGTTATGTGCAATTATCAAGGGATTTTGATCTTGGAGATAGATCGAGATTTTATGTGGACGGCGGTGCTGTTTTGGATTTTGGATTTACAGGAACTACTGCTAACAATATCACAGGAAACGGAAGGATTGCAACAGATTTCACTTCTGCGATAGGTGCGTATCTCAAAATCTCATCGCCACAAGGTATTTCTGATGTTGCCGGCTCAGTTGGAAACGTGAGAACCACAAACAATCCAAACTTTGCTTATGCAACCTTCCATTACATCGGGAAAGTAAATCAAAGTATGGGAGCTGGAATTGGAACTGGAGCCAACGGTAGTGCTGTGATTGTAGAGCTTGATAATAATAACTTGGTTTTATCACCTAGCACCGCTTTCAGACTCATCAATTTACCGAATGCTAATATCAATAATGGTCTGGGAGGTATTCTGGATATCAGAAGAGGACGGGTAGAAGAGACGGATGTCAACTTCATCTCTACTTCAGCTATGATGAGTGCTTCCGGTATTCTCAAGATGGCTGCAGGCACAGGTTACAAGATTACCAAAGCATCATCTAATAATATTGACTCAGAGTATATTCCTAGATTCTTCAATATGAATCTATCAGGTGGTGAGATTGAGCTGGCTTCTGCAGAAAATCAAACGCTGAGAAGTAGCAATTCTTATCAAGACATCAGAATCTCAAATAGTGGTGTGAAAACGTTGTCTGGTAATACAAGGGTTAATAATCTGATTGCTGTCACAGGCGGTACGCTTAGAGTTCCGCTCACCTTGGATTTGGTTTCACCAGTCGTCCTTACTGCAGCAAAAGGAATTCAGAATACCGGTGGATCTGTGATTTTCGAGAATAATGCGCAACTTTTGCAGGATGCAGATGCTGTTAATACTGGCAATATCCAATACCAAAGGTTGGCTAGCAATATTAATAATCTTACGATCCAGATGGATTACTTGTACTGGAGTTCTCCGGTAGCAGGGCAGGGCTTGCAGGCTTTCTCTCCAGGTACGCCGGCTAACAGGCTGTATCAATATAATGAGAGTAATGATTTGTTCAATGCCGTAAATCAAACCTTAGAGCCAAACTTTGTGGCAGGAAAAGGGTATGCCTTCCGTGCAGAAAGTACAGTTGTCAATGGCAGTTCCAAGACTTATGTCTTCACCGGAACTCCAAATAATGGTAATATTAATTATGATATTAAAAGATCGGCTAATACAGGAACTGACGGATCGATGGTTCACGGTTATAACCTTATAGGAAATCCTTATCCATCGAATATCAAGTTTGATGAGTTGTATTTAGGAAACAGTTCCTTGATTTGGAACACGGCTTACTTCTGGACCAACAACAACTTTACGCCTACGCAGATTGGTTCCAATTACTCGGCAAATAACTATGCTGTGTACAACGGGACTGGAGGTAATGCGGCAACTTATGCAGCAGGAGGTACCGGCATCCTGGCAATTCCCAACGGTATTGTAAAAGTTGGCCAAGGATTCATCGTTCAGAAAAAAAACTTTGGAACAGGAAGTCTCCAGTTTAAGAATTCTTACAGCGCAACCAACATATTACGGGTTGCGAGTAATGGAACTTTCTTCCAGAAAAGTGAGGAATCTAAAAACAGATACTGGCTCACAATGACGTCTCCTAAAGATATTGTCAATTCACTATTAGTGGGCTATATTCCTGGTGCAACAGATGATTATGAAACCGATTATGATGGTGAATTATTCATGGTAGGTTCTGACTCGTTCTACTCAATCTTGGGTGCGAAGAAACTTGCGGTGCAGGGAAAAGTTGCAGCTTTCAGCACGGAAGATGTGGTGCCGTTGGGCATTGTCTTCTCTGCGGCTGGCAATTACACCATCACACTTCAAACGCGGGAAGGCATTTTTGATGGTGCTCAAACCATTTACCTAAGGGATAAACTACTGAACCAATACGTTAATCTAAGCAGCGATGGCAGCTACACATTCCAGGCTGCAAAAGGAACAGATGCTACACGTTTCGAGATCGTTTACAAGGAGTCTGCAGTTCTTGGAAGCTCAGATGTTTCAAAATCTGATTTCCAGGTTTACAGAGATGGAGATTCCTTTGTGGTGAAATCGTCTAAAGTTTTGGGTCAGGTTGCGCTTTATGATGCGGGAGGCAAGCTGGTTAAAAGTTATAAATCTCCGTCTAAAGATTTAAGGATTGATGTGTCTGCGCTTCCAAACGGTGTATTCATCATCAAAGCTGAAAATAGTGGCGATATGCGGACTAAGAAAATCATCAGATAA
- a CDS encoding double zinc ribbon domain-containing protein, producing MILDFLFPNRCLDCNQLIDKNEIVCEICKDKIHFSHHQFSENNGLKEKASLLFPVENAFSLMLYEKESLAQKIIQQLKYNHREKIGKNLAEWTIEKLNFEDKKPDLIATVPLHPKKLKQRGYNQLHIFSNELSKHFQIPISHSLLQRTKHSKAQAKKGQSERLKTKNAYQLTEKIRDKHLLLIDDVYTTGNTSSNIAWEIINNSDNVRVSLLVMAMNV from the coding sequence ATGATCCTCGATTTTCTTTTTCCAAACCGCTGTCTGGATTGCAATCAGTTGATTGACAAAAATGAGATCGTCTGTGAGATTTGCAAAGACAAGATCCATTTTTCCCATCATCAATTCTCAGAAAACAATGGTTTGAAGGAAAAGGCTTCTCTCCTATTTCCGGTCGAAAATGCATTTTCATTAATGCTTTACGAAAAGGAAAGTCTGGCGCAGAAGATCATCCAACAACTGAAATACAACCACCGAGAAAAGATCGGGAAGAATCTCGCAGAATGGACTATCGAGAAACTCAACTTCGAAGACAAAAAACCAGACCTCATCGCCACCGTTCCACTCCATCCCAAAAAGCTGAAACAAAGAGGCTACAACCAACTTCATATTTTCTCGAATGAGTTGTCAAAGCATTTTCAGATTCCGATCAGTCATTCTCTTCTTCAGCGAACGAAACATTCCAAAGCACAAGCAAAGAAAGGGCAAAGCGAACGTCTAAAAACAAAAAATGCTTACCAACTGACCGAGAAGATCCGTGATAAGCATCTATTATTGATCGATGATGTTTACACCACTGGAAACACAAGTTCCAACATCGCTTGGGAAATCATAAATAATTCAGACAATGTGAGGGTCAGTTTGCTTGTGATGGCGATGAATGTGTAA
- the upp gene encoding uracil phosphoribosyltransferase, with protein MLKVLSEEFSLVNSWINDLRNVEVQNDRLKFRRNMERIGEIAAFEISKTLNFIDIEITTPLEKISVKEIETQPVITTILRAGVPLFQGILNYFDKADCGFVAAYRKHDINDYFSIKQDYLTCPKLDNRPLIVSDPMLATGASLIEAIKDLLTNGKPTSIHIVAAIASRQGVETIQKAYPDAKIWIGALDESLTPKGYITPGLGDAGDLSYGEKLQR; from the coding sequence ATGCTAAAAGTTTTATCAGAAGAATTCTCATTGGTGAACTCCTGGATCAATGACCTTCGAAATGTTGAGGTACAAAATGACCGCTTAAAATTCCGTAGAAATATGGAACGTATCGGTGAAATTGCCGCTTTCGAGATCAGCAAAACTTTGAATTTCATCGACATCGAAATCACCACGCCACTTGAAAAAATCTCCGTCAAAGAAATCGAAACACAACCAGTGATCACTACGATTCTTAGAGCTGGCGTTCCATTGTTCCAAGGGATTCTCAATTATTTTGATAAAGCAGATTGTGGATTTGTAGCGGCGTATAGAAAACACGACATCAACGATTATTTTTCCATCAAACAAGATTATCTCACTTGCCCGAAATTGGACAATCGTCCACTGATTGTATCTGATCCAATGTTGGCAACCGGCGCATCCCTAATCGAAGCCATCAAAGATCTTTTGACCAACGGAAAACCTACGTCCATTCATATCGTCGCGGCTATTGCAAGCCGACAGGGTGTAGAAACCATCCAGAAAGCTTATCCTGACGCAAAGATCTGGATTGGCGCATTGGACGAAAGTTTAACTCCAAAAGGTTACATCACGCCAGGTTTGGGCGACGCGGGGGATTTGAGTTACGGTGAGAAACTTCAGAGATAG